The Psychrobacter raelei genome contains the following window.
GGAATGCCCAATAAGAAGAAAATCAGCGAACTTGGGCTATACTGTGCATAAAATATAACAGGTTCACGTATCCAAAACTCCGGTGATGCTGTATCCTGAACCCAGAGCTGCGGCGTGGGTTTAAACTTAAAATAAACCACACTGTCACGGCCTAGCTGCTGGCTGATTTCTTGCTGAATAACATCGGTAAAAAACTCAACCACAGCTTTATCTGAAACATCAGGAAACTGACTGGGATCTTCAACCACCGCAATATGATTGTGGGCGAAAATCCAGCGGCTAACCTCCTCATTGTCTGCCCAATCCTGACGCGTTGCATTGACCAGCTTCAACTCAGTGGTTAGGTAACGAGCATGGTTTTTTAGCTCGGGCAAATACAAACTGCGCCAAAAAAACCAGATTGAAACCGCCACACTGACGGTCACTACCAGCATCACAGCAAGGGTGGTCTGCCAAGTGTTGGAATAAGGCTTCAGTCTAAAACGTGAGCGTATGGAACGAGAGGCTGAGTGGGTCATTGGGATATCGCTTAGTAGTTTATTGTTGGTTACAGTTTTAATTAAGGTAAAGGTTTCCAAGTCATTAGTATTCTGATATAATTATGCCCTTTTTGGTATACCTACGGAAGAGAGAACTCAAATGGTTGTTATTCGTTTAGCACGGGGCGGTGCCAAAAAACGCCCATTCTATCAAGTTGTTGTAGCTGATCAACGTCGTTCACGCGATGGCCGTTACATCGAAAACTTAGGTTTTTACAACCCACTAGCGAAAGGTCAAGAAGTTGAACTTCGTCTAGACATGGACGCTTACAATGCTTGGATCGAAAAAGGCGCACAGCCTTCAGATCGCGTTAAAGCATTGGCTAAAGGTTATAAGCCAACAACTGAAGAAGCAACTGCTTAAGACATCATTTGCCTTGCAATGGGAGTGTATCTCATTGCAACCAAGTTTTGAGTAATTGTTTTTTTATTAATTGTGGCTGAGCAAGTCTTATGACCAAACCAAACGCTGACAGTCTTATGAAAATAGGACAACTAAAAAAACCATACGGCATTAAAGGCTGGTTATGGGTTTTTAGTGAAACTGAGGAACGAGAAGCTATTTTTAGTTATTCGCCTTGGTGGATGAAAACGGCTACAGGCTTTAAACCCCTGACCGTGACTCAGTGGCGCCGACAAGGCACAGGTATTGTGGCTCAATTTGAGCAAGTCCCTGATCGCAATGTCGCCGAAACGATGAACGGGGTTAGTATTTGGATTGATAAAGACAGCTTACCTGGCACTGAAGAGGACGAGTACTACTGGTCTGATTTGGTGGGCTTAAGTGTCATTAATAAGCAAGATGAGTGCCTAGGCACAGTCAAAGAGCTGTTCGAAACTGGCGCACACCCGATTATGAAGGTAGTGCCGAGTCAAGACAGTATCGATGATGAGCCGCGCATGATTCCTTGGCACAAACAAACTGTCGATGTGGTTGATTTGGCTGCCGGACGGATGGTTGTAGATTGGGAACGTGATTTTTAAGCCCATAATTTAGATTAAGGCTTAACAATGATTCCTAGTTATTCAACGATTGTCTGTATTTTGACGCATTAATAAGATGGAGGTGACCTAATGTATTTCGCTGTCATCACCATTTTACCTGAGATGTTTACCGCGATAAGTGAGTATGGCATCACCGGTAGAGCGGTTCAAAATAAGCAAGT
Protein-coding sequences here:
- the rpsP gene encoding 30S ribosomal protein S16, producing the protein MVVIRLARGGAKKRPFYQVVVADQRRSRDGRYIENLGFYNPLAKGQEVELRLDMDAYNAWIEKGAQPSDRVKALAKGYKPTTEEATA
- the rimM gene encoding ribosome maturation factor RimM (Essential for efficient processing of 16S rRNA), with product MTKPNADSLMKIGQLKKPYGIKGWLWVFSETEEREAIFSYSPWWMKTATGFKPLTVTQWRRQGTGIVAQFEQVPDRNVAETMNGVSIWIDKDSLPGTEEDEYYWSDLVGLSVINKQDECLGTVKELFETGAHPIMKVVPSQDSIDDEPRMIPWHKQTVDVVDLAAGRMVVDWERDF